A single region of the Rhodohalobacter sp. 614A genome encodes:
- the ispF gene encoding 2-C-methyl-D-erythritol 2,4-cyclodiphosphate synthase, producing MSFRVGQGFDVHPFEEGRKLFLGGIEIPFSKGLKGHSDADALLHAIIDAMLGAAALGDIGQHFPDTDPAFKNADSTKLLKESYARVQEEGYSIINVDSTIVAERPKLSAYIPGIRNHIAEALGCNQNQISVKATTNEKMGFIGREEGIAVHAVVLLEKV from the coding sequence GTGAGTTTTCGGGTGGGCCAGGGTTTTGATGTGCACCCGTTTGAAGAAGGGCGTAAATTATTCTTGGGCGGGATTGAAATTCCTTTTTCCAAGGGGCTTAAAGGTCACTCGGATGCTGATGCATTGCTTCATGCTATTATTGATGCAATGTTGGGCGCAGCTGCGCTGGGAGATATTGGACAGCATTTTCCCGACACCGATCCCGCTTTTAAAAATGCGGATAGTACAAAGCTTCTGAAAGAATCTTATGCACGGGTTCAAGAAGAAGGCTATTCCATAATAAATGTCGATTCAACTATTGTTGCAGAAAGGCCCAAATTGAGTGCATACATTCCGGGTATACGGAATCATATCGCTGAAGCGTTGGGGTGTAATCAAAACCAAATTTCTGTGAAGGCAACTACAAACGAGAAGATGGGGTTCATCGGCAGGGAAGAAGGAATTGCAGTTCATGCCGTTGTACTTTTAGAAAAAGTGTAA
- the ispD gene encoding 2-C-methyl-D-erythritol 4-phosphate cytidylyltransferase, with protein sequence MEKQQLALIIPAAGKGERLGGEVPKPYIKIAGKTVLEHTLSRFREVSGLGEVIVSTSQEYVGLTEDILNNVFPGLKCSVVEGGAERQDSIRNALEQISDKTGLIAVHDAVRPFVKKEEIENCIEEASRSGGAVLAIPARDTIKIARPSLEVEETPDRKKLWQAQTPQIFWAALLREAYQYAKEHKILGSDDSSLVERTGGKVVLVEGSSENFKITHPHDLNVARYLITQGVV encoded by the coding sequence GTGGAAAAGCAACAACTGGCGCTTATAATCCCCGCAGCTGGAAAAGGGGAAAGGCTGGGGGGAGAAGTTCCCAAGCCGTATATTAAAATAGCCGGAAAAACAGTCTTGGAGCATACACTTTCAAGATTCAGGGAGGTTTCCGGTTTGGGAGAGGTGATTGTTTCAACGTCGCAGGAATATGTAGGCTTAACGGAGGACATCCTCAACAATGTTTTTCCGGGTTTAAAATGCTCGGTTGTTGAAGGCGGGGCTGAGCGTCAGGACTCCATTCGAAATGCTCTTGAACAGATATCCGATAAGACAGGGCTAATTGCTGTGCACGATGCAGTCCGCCCCTTTGTAAAGAAAGAAGAAATTGAGAATTGTATTGAGGAAGCGTCAAGATCTGGCGGGGCTGTACTTGCTATTCCCGCACGAGATACGATAAAAATTGCCCGGCCAAGCCTGGAAGTTGAAGAAACACCGGACAGAAAAAAACTTTGGCAGGCACAGACGCCTCAGATTTTTTGGGCGGCTCTGCTACGGGAAGCATATCAATATGCAAAGGAACATAAAATTCTGGGATCAGATGACTCTTCTCTGGTGGAAAGAACCGGTGGAAAAGTTGTTCTTGTAGAGGGATCTTCAGAAAATTTCAAAATTACACATCCACATGATTTAAATGTAGCCCGTTATCTCATCACGCAGGGGGTGGTGTGA
- a CDS encoding LytR C-terminal domain-containing protein, with protein MANDSKEENSKHLFLNSVIGFLGVLLFILLIALFSRILYPRIVADRAQEDPALISEVIQLEVLNGCGITGIATRFTDGLREYGFDVVETGNYDHFDVSDTFVISRSGQMENAYRVASALGISRDQVIREQSPDFYLDVTLVIGTDYESLNLN; from the coding sequence ATGGCTAACGACTCTAAAGAAGAAAATTCGAAGCACCTCTTTCTTAATTCTGTAATCGGGTTTCTGGGTGTTTTACTTTTTATCTTACTCATTGCCTTATTTTCCCGTATTTTATACCCGAGAATTGTTGCTGATCGTGCTCAGGAAGACCCGGCGCTGATCAGTGAGGTTATTCAGCTTGAAGTATTGAATGGTTGCGGAATAACCGGAATTGCCACACGATTTACAGATGGACTTAGAGAGTACGGTTTTGATGTTGTTGAAACCGGAAATTATGATCACTTTGATGTCTCAGACACATTTGTGATTTCCCGGAGCGGCCAAATGGAAAACGCATACAGGGTAGCCAGTGCACTGGGAATTTCCCGCGATCAGGTAATCAGAGAACAATCCCCTGATTTTTACCTGGATGTAACATTAGTGATTGGCACAGATTATGAATCCTTAAATTTAAATTAA
- the queA gene encoding tRNA preQ1(34) S-adenosylmethionine ribosyltransferase-isomerase QueA → MKLTDFKFEIDDFNVPDEPKDPRDGSNLMVLDREEETIKHEKFSDIHKYLNKGDVVVYNNTKVFPAKLKGKKEKTEADIEVFLLRELMPENMLWDVLVEPARKIRIGNKLYFGEDLMAEVVDNTTSRGRTIRFLYEGPNEDLYARLDEIGDMPLPPYIERDPKETDKERYQTIFAKERGAVAAPTAGMHFTPDLVEKLEKKGVDFVPVTLHIGWGTFRPVEVEDLTKHRMDSENYYISQETSDRINEALSSKKNKVYACGTSAVRVIETSVMASGMSKPGTGWTDKFIYPDYEFKITEGLITNFHRPESTLLMLAAAFGGFEFIKKAYKEAVDKDYRFFSFGDAMLIQ, encoded by the coding sequence ATGAAATTGACAGATTTCAAGTTTGAAATCGATGATTTTAATGTACCTGATGAACCAAAAGACCCAAGAGATGGCTCAAACCTGATGGTTCTTGATCGAGAAGAAGAAACCATCAAACACGAAAAATTTTCTGACATTCATAAATACCTGAACAAGGGAGATGTTGTTGTATATAATAATACAAAGGTATTTCCGGCTAAATTAAAAGGAAAAAAAGAAAAAACTGAAGCCGATATTGAAGTATTCCTTCTCAGAGAGCTGATGCCCGAGAATATGTTGTGGGATGTTTTGGTTGAGCCGGCCCGTAAAATCCGGATCGGTAACAAACTTTATTTCGGTGAAGATTTGATGGCCGAAGTTGTAGACAACACTACATCGCGGGGCCGAACGATTCGTTTCTTATATGAAGGTCCAAATGAAGATCTTTACGCTCGTCTTGATGAGATTGGCGACATGCCGTTGCCTCCGTATATCGAACGCGATCCAAAGGAAACGGATAAAGAACGTTATCAAACCATTTTTGCGAAAGAAAGAGGAGCTGTTGCCGCACCCACTGCCGGCATGCACTTTACCCCCGATCTTGTTGAAAAGCTGGAAAAGAAAGGCGTGGATTTTGTGCCGGTAACCCTTCATATCGGCTGGGGCACATTTCGCCCGGTAGAAGTGGAAGATTTGACCAAGCACCGGATGGATTCCGAGAATTATTACATATCCCAGGAAACCTCTGACAGGATTAATGAAGCTCTGTCAAGCAAAAAAAATAAAGTTTATGCGTGCGGAACTTCTGCCGTTCGGGTTATTGAAACCAGTGTAATGGCAAGCGGCATGTCTAAACCGGGAACAGGCTGGACAGATAAGTTCATTTATCCTGATTATGAGTTTAAGATTACAGAAGGATTGATTACAAATTTTCACAGACCCGAATCAACTCTGTTAATGTTGGCGGCTGCTTTTGGTGGCTTTGAGTTCATCAAAAAAGCATACAAAGAGGCCGTTGATAAAGACTATCGTTTCTTCTCGTTCGGGGATGCAATGTTGATACAATAA
- a CDS encoding MATE family efflux transporter — protein sequence MNFRDESYRQQIRKEVSNLWRIGFPVIIAQLLQMSMSFVDTVMAGRLSPADLAAVAVGTSMLIPFVVLCMGSMMGVTPIVAQNVGGRKLSVIGKNARQVLWLSQILAIPSFFVLRNLDIVFVWIGVTENIIPIAGGYLKAISWGIFPLYAYGALRNFNEGLSVTRPAMFVAFLGTLVNIPANYVLMYGKLGIPAMGAVGTGYASAIVYTVMFLAMFSFTYTYKSYERFDIFSRFRLPEKKYLSELLRIGVPIGISSTMEVSMFACVSLLISTLSTVAVAGHQVAINFAALMFMIPFGLSVAITARVGNSIGRKRPDEAQFRGYIGVVVCCCVMIVTAIIIFLFPNQIASIYTDDAAVKAIAVELLFMAAIFQLSDGLQVAGFGALRGLKDTKVPMFVNLFAYWIVGLSVAYYLGFISDYGAPGLWVGLITGLTVAGILHNVRFYIRTKAMGA from the coding sequence ATGAATTTCCGAGATGAATCATATCGCCAGCAAATACGGAAAGAAGTCTCCAACTTATGGAGAATTGGATTTCCGGTCATAATCGCCCAGCTTCTTCAAATGAGTATGAGCTTTGTGGACACCGTTATGGCCGGACGGCTTTCTCCGGCTGACCTTGCTGCAGTGGCCGTAGGTACAAGTATGCTCATTCCGTTTGTTGTTCTCTGTATGGGAAGCATGATGGGCGTTACACCGATTGTAGCACAAAATGTGGGCGGACGGAAACTCTCTGTAATTGGAAAAAATGCACGGCAGGTTTTGTGGCTCAGTCAAATACTTGCAATCCCCAGTTTTTTCGTGCTCCGCAATCTCGACATTGTGTTTGTCTGGATTGGAGTCACAGAAAATATCATCCCGATTGCAGGAGGTTATTTAAAAGCCATTTCCTGGGGAATTTTCCCTCTCTATGCATATGGTGCGCTTCGAAATTTTAATGAGGGATTGAGCGTAACCCGCCCGGCCATGTTTGTGGCTTTTCTGGGAACACTGGTCAACATTCCCGCGAATTATGTGTTGATGTATGGTAAATTGGGAATTCCTGCCATGGGAGCCGTCGGAACAGGCTATGCTTCTGCGATCGTCTACACGGTTATGTTCCTGGCCATGTTTAGTTTTACATACACTTATAAATCTTACGAACGGTTCGATATCTTCTCCCGGTTCCGATTACCCGAAAAAAAATATCTCTCCGAATTATTGCGGATTGGCGTGCCGATTGGAATCAGTTCCACAATGGAAGTTTCGATGTTTGCTTGTGTAAGTTTGCTGATCAGTACACTGAGTACCGTAGCCGTTGCGGGACACCAGGTAGCCATCAACTTTGCCGCTTTGATGTTTATGATTCCCTTTGGCTTATCCGTTGCAATTACAGCTCGGGTTGGAAATTCAATCGGGAGAAAAAGGCCAGATGAAGCCCAATTTCGCGGATATATCGGGGTGGTAGTTTGCTGCTGTGTAATGATTGTTACTGCGATAATTATTTTTCTTTTCCCGAATCAAATTGCATCCATCTATACAGATGATGCCGCAGTGAAAGCCATCGCGGTTGAGCTGCTTTTTATGGCTGCAATTTTTCAACTCTCCGACGGATTACAAGTAGCTGGTTTCGGTGCATTGCGAGGATTGAAAGACACGAAAGTTCCTATGTTTGTGAACCTGTTTGCCTATTGGATTGTAGGACTTTCAGTTGCCTACTACCTCGGATTTATCTCTGATTATGGCGCACCCGGTTTGTGGGTGGGGTTGATTACAGGACTCACTGTGGCCGGAATTTTACACAATGTTCGATTTTACATCCGAACCAAAGCAATGGGCGCTTAA
- a CDS encoding type III polyketide synthase: protein MNSAYIHSIETAVPEFKYQQTELRDIMKDVVGSTKREKRIIHHLYSNSGIDTRYSVVDDFKDRKSPKLFFNGQGATPGTKSRNDLYIQQGRKLFVEVAKKLLKNSDFKAADITHLVTVSCTGFYAPGPDFDIIESLGLNPSVERYHLGFMGCYASIPALKMARQFCQADEKSTVLVVSVELCSIHFQANTQMDNLLSSTVFADGGAGVIISSKMPEKQSFRLDGFASSINKKGADDMAWSIGDTGFNMILSNYIPDLLKEGMDDFLLDVINQFKISQDEIEQWAIHPGGKAILDKLESSTSIPKGTAGSSRKVLSKYGNMSSATILFVLKELLDQTSDKPEKKTLAMSFGPGLTLESALLSKITR, encoded by the coding sequence ATGAACTCCGCCTACATCCATTCTATTGAAACTGCCGTTCCGGAGTTTAAATATCAGCAGACCGAACTTCGCGATATCATGAAAGATGTAGTGGGTTCCACAAAACGGGAAAAACGAATCATCCATCATCTGTATTCCAATTCAGGAATTGACACGCGCTATTCCGTCGTGGATGATTTTAAAGACAGAAAATCGCCCAAATTATTTTTCAACGGACAAGGAGCGACTCCCGGCACAAAAAGCCGAAATGACCTTTATATCCAACAGGGACGTAAACTGTTTGTGGAAGTAGCTAAGAAACTTCTAAAAAATTCCGATTTTAAAGCAGCCGATATCACACATCTGGTAACCGTTTCCTGCACAGGATTTTACGCTCCCGGCCCCGATTTCGATATCATTGAATCGCTTGGTTTGAATCCTTCGGTTGAGCGTTATCATCTTGGATTTATGGGATGTTACGCATCCATCCCCGCCCTGAAAATGGCCCGGCAATTTTGCCAGGCAGATGAAAAATCTACCGTTCTTGTTGTTTCTGTAGAACTCTGTTCCATCCATTTTCAGGCAAATACCCAAATGGATAACCTTTTGTCTTCTACTGTTTTTGCAGATGGGGGTGCCGGAGTTATTATCAGTAGTAAAATGCCTGAGAAACAATCATTCAGGCTCGATGGATTTGCTTCCTCCATCAACAAAAAGGGTGCGGATGACATGGCATGGTCCATTGGCGATACAGGTTTTAATATGATTTTATCCAACTATATTCCTGATCTCCTCAAAGAAGGTATGGATGACTTTCTCTTGGATGTAATCAATCAGTTTAAAATCAGCCAAGATGAAATTGAACAATGGGCAATTCATCCCGGCGGAAAAGCAATTCTTGACAAGCTTGAATCGTCTACGTCCATCCCAAAAGGAACAGCCGGTTCATCACGAAAAGTACTTTCGAAATATGGTAACATGAGTAGTGCCACCATCCTTTTTGTGTTGAAAGAACTACTCGATCAAACATCAGATAAACCGGAGAAGAAAACATTGGCCATGTCGTTTGGTCCCGGGCTCACGCTGGAGTCTGCGCTGCTTTCCAAAATCACTCGCTGA
- a CDS encoding DedA family protein, giving the protein MEAYVQQLVDWIQTLSPVSIYLIFTLVAYMENILPPIPGDVLVAFGGYLAAEQTINFIPVLIFTTIASVFGFMSMYAVGWYFGDRIEQERSRFWLMRFIDVKYFDKINRWMGRWGQGVILANRFLAGTRSAISLASGITKTRIYSTVISSFISSILWNTILLSFGWIVHENWQIIGHYLNVYGWIILILISVLVITRVIYKSLQKKKEESLKK; this is encoded by the coding sequence ATGGAGGCATACGTACAACAACTTGTTGACTGGATACAAACGCTATCTCCTGTAAGTATCTACCTGATCTTTACGCTTGTTGCATATATGGAGAATATTCTGCCGCCAATTCCGGGGGATGTACTTGTGGCTTTTGGAGGATATCTTGCTGCTGAACAGACGATTAACTTTATACCTGTTTTAATTTTCACAACCATAGCGTCCGTTTTCGGATTTATGAGTATGTATGCGGTTGGTTGGTATTTTGGAGATCGAATTGAGCAAGAACGAAGCCGTTTTTGGCTTATGAGGTTTATTGATGTAAAATATTTCGACAAGATCAACCGGTGGATGGGGCGCTGGGGGCAGGGTGTTATTCTTGCCAATCGTTTTTTAGCCGGTACACGCTCCGCAATCTCCCTTGCTTCCGGAATTACAAAGACAAGAATTTATTCAACTGTTATTAGTTCGTTTATCAGTTCTATTCTGTGGAATACCATTTTGCTTTCATTTGGATGGATTGTGCACGAGAACTGGCAAATTATTGGTCACTATTTAAATGTATATGGCTGGATAATTTTAATTTTGATATCCGTTTTGGTCATAACAAGGGTGATATATAAAAGTCTTCAAAAGAAAAAGGAAGAATCATTAAAAAAATAG
- a CDS encoding sensor histidine kinase yields the protein MSRLATYSTNLCVSILVILLVGLAVFEAIQISGTSDNGIPTDEDIQLSLEASVDFFDDLSGDFREKSNRIYNDISEAIQTDVERMALYNRLDNYDVWGVTVLRGNSKWIWKGFDLSTPSDSATIDTDADKISIANYNNVVVYLSRRTLDFNGEHYIILAAEKLYTVTDLPFAENGRSPFSSEPALRDHYPVYFNFFGNMPENAIYRTLSTAFSDSVGTVYALPNQSFNIQQSNDDSLNTTSIRFAFHVAIFIVFFIMLIIWSSNKRDVTIRALVFLIIALAWPLILSINFIGLWSSMIHTMTPGIELRSIRELTLYTVNGLFILFLFIAFNNLVQLTKRKEWNSKLSRAFLLSFFFGAIQVLLISFFIQSTQTLLTNSEIPLLDLELAPNAHSFFFYISSGLFFTGVSGFAISAGYHLNLIEDGKSVLIAIITAFSFFCTYFLMDLIVNDFIIVDWMFLLSIVLLLIYLIIIHFLHLYPDLIKEMSGFRKLMIGVLIASSTIYVIIWTAMNMRLDERLLENVASFTEEGSIDTRTILYDLLADIEYEFSDVTAQDIDDNISAVQIQFQQIVQQNIRQQWSDYSFYIKLISEDNREIASYSTTVETPAWSTSFYNRDIMLRTYRGEQIRWHTNRPVIWDNLPLNLSDRFISLSRGWIPIYDQENPRDIIAWVAADVYLERADYNKPMRAVLSEMPSDAWKQSFYLAEFTGSQLTRNSMIGLYNHQPQYHMLPARELEIAQIDSINFLTNKTAHGIFREVLVNTDTRKIIKASTPFPGLDQHLFSYFRLQIVLIFFGLFCFSIFSLIGLRHFSPFGQSRKFKARLIDGLALATILFLIVLTFATQYAVGIQNEKTLERELIQNLNNLSVSLKDAALAGETEATTIQLSDLTSQFNVDVILYRNANVVESTTPQVFQQNLIPSILPFPVYDFIYNRQRSHYITTSRIGNEELLVGYQSLQNSAGETIGVIAIPTFLQSPVYNEQLLETTSYLFVVYLFIFALFIGGSVLLSGQLTKPLSLIQTGLKKISRGDMKTKVPVTSRDEIGSLANAYNNMVIQLEEAQKELVKAERESAWKEMAQQVAHEIKNPLTPMKLNLQHLQRQLESNPDKALELKPLIEKTANNIIGQIESLNKIASDFSKFAQPMQEPKEPVELAGLLESVSDLYNHEITLHLDIQIPGKSVMVHAVKDELRRVFVNLIKNAIEACDNEHAYIKILLEKNSESVLVKITDNGSGIDEEDHDKIFVPKFSTKSSGTGLGLAISKKIVEAHDGKIWFKSRKGEGTDFFVELPLN from the coding sequence TTGTCCAGGTTAGCTACATATTCAACCAATCTCTGCGTTTCTATCCTGGTCATTTTGTTAGTAGGCCTTGCTGTATTTGAAGCCATTCAAATTTCAGGAACGTCCGATAACGGTATTCCTACAGATGAAGATATTCAACTCTCGCTCGAAGCAAGCGTAGATTTTTTTGATGATCTCTCCGGCGACTTTCGTGAAAAATCAAACCGGATTTACAACGATATCAGCGAAGCCATCCAAACGGACGTAGAGAGAATGGCTCTCTATAACCGGCTTGACAATTACGATGTATGGGGAGTTACCGTTCTGAGAGGAAATTCTAAATGGATCTGGAAAGGATTTGACCTGAGTACTCCTTCCGACTCGGCAACTATAGATACCGATGCAGATAAAATATCTATTGCCAATTACAACAATGTGGTTGTCTATTTAAGTCGGCGGACGCTTGATTTTAACGGAGAGCATTATATAATCCTGGCTGCAGAAAAACTCTATACGGTGACAGACCTTCCTTTTGCTGAAAACGGAAGGTCTCCTTTTTCCAGCGAACCTGCTTTAAGAGATCATTACCCGGTCTATTTCAACTTCTTTGGCAACATGCCGGAGAATGCCATTTACCGAACATTAAGTACCGCTTTCAGTGACTCAGTCGGCACCGTTTATGCTCTTCCAAACCAGTCTTTCAACATCCAGCAATCCAATGATGACAGCCTAAATACAACTTCTATAAGGTTCGCCTTTCACGTAGCTATTTTCATTGTCTTTTTTATTATGCTGATTATCTGGTCATCAAATAAAAGAGATGTAACTATTCGTGCATTGGTTTTCCTGATTATTGCTCTCGCGTGGCCATTGATCTTATCCATCAATTTTATCGGGCTGTGGTCGTCCATGATTCATACCATGACGCCCGGAATTGAATTGCGGTCTATCCGGGAATTGACCCTCTACACGGTAAATGGACTCTTTATTCTCTTTCTGTTCATAGCGTTTAACAACCTTGTTCAACTTACCAAACGCAAAGAGTGGAACAGCAAACTTTCCCGGGCATTTCTGCTCTCCTTTTTTTTTGGAGCTATCCAGGTTCTCCTAATATCATTTTTTATCCAGTCGACCCAAACCCTGCTCACGAACAGCGAAATTCCGTTGCTGGATTTAGAACTCGCTCCCAATGCTCACTCCTTTTTCTTCTACATATCCTCCGGATTATTTTTTACAGGGGTTTCTGGTTTCGCTATTTCGGCAGGCTATCATCTAAATCTTATTGAGGATGGAAAATCCGTACTCATCGCAATTATTACTGCCTTCAGTTTCTTCTGCACCTATTTTTTGATGGACTTGATCGTTAATGATTTCATCATTGTGGACTGGATGTTTCTGCTATCGATAGTGTTGTTGTTAATCTATCTCATCATCATTCACTTTTTACATTTATATCCGGATCTCATTAAAGAGATGTCTGGTTTCCGAAAGTTGATGATCGGCGTGCTCATCGCTTCCTCAACTATTTACGTCATCATCTGGACAGCAATGAACATGCGGTTAGATGAAAGGCTTCTTGAAAATGTAGCCAGTTTCACAGAGGAAGGATCTATTGATACACGAACTATTTTATACGATCTTCTCGCAGATATTGAGTACGAATTTTCGGACGTTACCGCTCAAGACATTGACGATAATATTTCAGCCGTTCAGATTCAGTTTCAGCAAATCGTTCAGCAGAACATCCGGCAGCAGTGGTCAGATTACTCGTTCTATATTAAATTAATCTCAGAAGATAACCGCGAAATTGCGAGCTATTCGACAACCGTTGAAACCCCGGCCTGGTCTACATCTTTCTATAACAGGGATATTATGCTTCGAACTTACCGGGGTGAACAGATTCGATGGCACACCAACCGCCCTGTTATCTGGGACAACCTTCCGCTGAATCTGTCAGACCGGTTTATCTCCCTGTCACGCGGCTGGATTCCAATCTATGATCAAGAAAATCCGCGGGATATCATCGCGTGGGTTGCAGCAGATGTATATCTGGAACGAGCCGATTATAACAAACCCATGCGTGCAGTACTTTCAGAAATGCCTTCTGATGCGTGGAAACAGAGCTTTTATCTTGCTGAATTTACCGGCAGCCAGTTAACAAGAAACAGCATGATTGGTCTGTACAATCACCAGCCGCAATACCATATGCTGCCGGCCCGTGAGCTGGAAATAGCGCAAATTGATTCCATTAATTTCCTGACCAATAAAACAGCCCATGGTATTTTCAGGGAGGTTCTTGTCAACACCGATACTCGCAAAATTATTAAAGCGAGCACACCTTTCCCTGGTTTGGATCAACACCTGTTTTCCTACTTCAGGTTGCAAATTGTGTTGATATTCTTTGGGTTGTTTTGCTTCTCCATTTTTTCTTTGATCGGTTTACGGCACTTCAGTCCCTTTGGCCAAAGCAGAAAATTCAAAGCCCGTTTGATTGATGGCCTGGCACTTGCCACCATTCTCTTCCTGATTGTCCTCACATTTGCCACTCAATATGCTGTTGGCATTCAGAATGAAAAAACGCTGGAACGGGAATTGATTCAAAATCTGAATAATTTATCCGTTTCTCTAAAAGATGCCGCCCTGGCCGGAGAAACAGAAGCTACGACGATTCAGCTTTCAGATCTTACTTCACAATTTAATGTAGATGTGATTCTGTATCGCAATGCAAACGTGGTCGAATCCACAACTCCTCAGGTTTTTCAACAAAATTTAATTCCTTCCATTCTTCCATTTCCTGTTTATGATTTTATTTACAACCGGCAGAGAAGTCATTACATCACCACTTCAAGAATTGGAAACGAAGAACTGCTGGTTGGTTATCAATCTCTGCAAAACTCAGCCGGCGAAACCATTGGCGTAATAGCCATTCCAACATTTCTTCAATCACCGGTTTATAATGAACAGTTATTGGAAACTACCAGTTATTTGTTTGTGGTTTATCTTTTTATATTCGCCCTGTTTATTGGCGGATCCGTACTACTCTCCGGACAGCTGACGAAGCCACTTTCACTCATTCAAACGGGTTTGAAGAAAATTTCGCGGGGAGATATGAAAACCAAAGTCCCCGTTACCAGCCGCGATGAAATCGGTTCTCTTGCAAACGCTTATAACAATATGGTCATCCAACTTGAAGAGGCTCAAAAAGAGTTGGTAAAAGCGGAAAGAGAATCGGCCTGGAAAGAAATGGCTCAACAGGTTGCTCACGAAATCAAAAATCCTCTGACCCCCATGAAGTTGAATCTTCAACATCTGCAGAGACAATTGGAAAGTAACCCTGACAAAGCCCTTGAACTAAAACCGCTGATTGAAAAAACCGCCAACAATATCATCGGGCAAATTGAATCTCTGAATAAAATTGCCTCTGATTTTTCAAAATTTGCCCAGCCAATGCAAGAGCCCAAAGAACCGGTAGAACTGGCTGGTTTGCTTGAATCTGTTTCCGATCTTTATAATCACGAAATCACCTTACATCTGGATATTCAGATCCCCGGAAAATCAGTAATGGTGCATGCGGTAAAAGATGAACTGCGCCGGGTTTTTGTGAATCTCATCAAAAATGCCATTGAAGCGTGTGATAATGAGCACGCATACATAAAAATATTGCTTGAAAAGAACTCCGAATCCGTGCTTGTAAAAATTACGGATAACGGTTCAGGGATTGATGAGGAAGATCACGATAAAATCTTTGTTCCGAAGTTTTCAACAAAATCCAGCGGAACCGGATTAGGTTTGGCTATTTCCAAGAAAATTGTTGAAGCTCATGACGGTAAAATCTGGTTCAAATCCAGAAAAGGAGAAGGCACTGATTTCTTTGTAGAACTTCCCCTAAACTGA
- the rsfS gene encoding ribosome silencing factor codes for MTKKTDIAESIFQTDSPGKTSDSKKLIDAIVEGLLEKKAKNIKLLDVRALTTLTDFFVVCHGTSETQIRALANSAIEKVKEELEENVWKKEGMDARRWIILDYVNVVVHIFSEEKRQYYGIERMWNDAEITEIEDTP; via the coding sequence ATGACCAAAAAGACGGATATTGCCGAATCAATTTTTCAGACAGATTCACCGGGCAAAACATCTGATTCTAAAAAATTAATAGATGCTATTGTTGAGGGACTTCTCGAAAAAAAAGCAAAAAATATAAAATTGCTTGATGTTCGGGCACTTACAACATTGACTGATTTTTTTGTCGTTTGCCATGGAACTTCGGAAACACAAATCCGCGCATTAGCCAACAGTGCTATCGAAAAAGTAAAAGAAGAATTGGAAGAAAATGTGTGGAAAAAAGAGGGAATGGATGCCAGAAGGTGGATTATCCTGGATTACGTAAATGTTGTTGTTCATATCTTTAGCGAAGAAAAACGACAATATTATGGAATTGAGCGCATGTGGAATGACGCCGAAATTACAGAGATTGAAGACACACCATAG